One genomic segment of Cryptococcus neoformans var. neoformans JEC21 chromosome 8 sequence includes these proteins:
- a CDS encoding expressed protein, which translates to MPSCRVTNNTAHPLNISLKQVTALHFENGVQPGQTIKFRPGKVWFTFEALVDDGSKKSRYSVLKSAATIAVISVAVGAVAATAGTALLPEAVALETAAAASVAGGAIAKGVTAAKTALIANSGTIARISSVALPKAIEKLSAESGGLTALQREVVSIIASPTLSSDVRHKSASLLRSLHKSYTGDKAARQEASSANNPDAGQPSATLTPISDDEAEKLERDVESGEVDDRVENTAVRTGEVLRVHGIYMKQHREFEIRVGEEGKLALYDVDQKKFIM; encoded by the exons TGCCTTCATGCAGAGTGACCAACAACACTGCGCATCCGCTCAACATCAGTCTCAAGCAAGTCACTGCGCTTCACTTTGAGAATGGCGTACAGCCTGGTCAGACCATCAAATTCAGG CCGGGAAAAGTCTGGTTCACTTTCGAA GCgttggtggatgatggaagcaaGAAATCTCGCTATTCCGTTTTAAAATCCGCAGCCACCATTGCCGTCATATCAGTGGCTGTGGGAGCAGTAGCCGCTACTGCAGGCactgctcttctcccagaAGCAGTAGCCCTTGAGACG GCGGCAGCGGCGAGTGTGGCTGGTGGAGCTATTGCTAAAGGGGTGACTGCCGCTAAAACGGCCTTGATAGCTAACTCTGGGACTATTGCACGTATAT CTTCGGTAGCTTTGCCGAAAGCTATCGAGAAGCTTTCTGCGGAATCTGGAGGACTGACCGCACTGCAACGAGAAG TCGTTTCGATCATTGCCTCGCCAACCCTGTCGTCTGACGTCCGTCACAAATCCGCTTCCCTTCTGCGTTCCCTCCACAAATCCTATACAGGGGACAAAGCTGCTCGTCAGGAAGCTTCCTCGGCAAACAATCCCGATGCTGGTCAGCCGTCAGCCACTCTGACACCCATTTCGGACGATGAAGCCGAAAAACTAGAGAGGGATGTTGAAAGTGGTGAAGTGGACGATCGAGTGGAAAACACGGCTGTGAGAACAGGTGAAGTACTGAGAGTACACGGCATCTATATGAAACAACACAGGGAGTTTGAGATCAgggttggagaggaaggaaagctGGCCTTGTATGATGTTGATCAGAAAAAGTTTATCATGTAG